The genomic DNA CTGGGGTTTTTCATTCGCAATTTTTACCAGTAAAAAAGCTAGCACAACGAGTTAAGTTAAAAAGTAAATTACATAATTACATTTATGATTATACCAAAAATGGACAAATATTGTAGAATAATATTTATATTTTCCATAAGTTCTTAATATTCCTTAGGATGTGGTGGATGCGTTGGGCTCCAACCATTCTGATGAAATCGATAAGTTTACGAATATCAAATATACAATAAACGATTCTGCAATAGTAATAGATGGTGCGAGCAATTGTATGGTTGTTGAGGTGCTGGATGTACTGCATCTGGAGGGAATTGAGCAAGACAATTTGATTTATGGCCTTGTAAAGTCATTTACGAGCACCGATTCCAAGAAATATACTTTTTCCGAATAGCAAATCAGGGGGATGTTCTCTGGGTTTGATCCAAAGAACAATCCCTTGGTCTTTTATTTTTTATCGATTGCAACCTGCCGGCTATATACAGCGGTAGTGAATGCACTATCCGCATCTGCAAGGGACAGGCCTTTTATGTTCATCTGAGATACATCGCCGACGCCTATGTTGTTATTGATGCAGTCATACAGATAATATATGGCTGTGGGTTTGAAACCGAAAACATGGCGCCGATTGTGTCTAACGCTACCAAGTCTATGATGCATATTACAAGGCCGGTGTGGAAAGTCACCCCATTTGCGGTGTTTTTAATATCATAATCAATCAGCACTCTTTAATAAAATCCTTGAATTATCTGTATTTTATATAACTATTACAAAAATCCAGTGTATTATTTTATAGTTCTAACTGTCACTTGAGCCGGCAATAATCCTTCAGCACTTGCACGTACACATATCATGCCTGCTTCGCCGTCTGAACGTATAACGGCACAGCATCTGCCTCTGAAGGCATGCCTGTGGTTTGAAGTATATGGCTCATCACTGCACAAGTCGCCGTTATCTACGCCGATTATTCTTCCAGGTCCATATACCTCAAAGGTTATATTATTTTCTGCATAGGGGTATATATTTCCATCCTTATCTGTTATCTCTACATCACCATAAAACACATCACAACCATCGGAACATATTTGACTCCTATCTGCCTTTAGATTTATTTTAATAGGTTCGCCTGCAGTCTGCAATATATGGTTACATAACTTCTTACCATTTTTATAGCCAATGGCCTCTATTGTACCTGGTTCATAAGGTACATTCCATTTTATTATCCTATCAGCAAAATCCATAAGCCTTTTTTGACTGTACAACCTTCCATTTACTATAAGCTCTACTGAGTCACAATTGGTAAAGGTAGCAATTGTCAGTACTTCACCAATCCTGTGCATAAAGTTCCAATGAGAACACATCTTGGGAGCACTCCAATGAGGCTGTTCCATGTCGCTTCTCATTGTATCGTCAAATATTGCTATATGCACCATCGGTTTATCCGACCATAAGCTTTCTGTCAGCCATGACCTTGTCTTTCTTACACCACATGTATCAATTGGTGCAGATGACCATCCTTTACTTGGGTATGGTCTTGCCTCACCAAGATAATCAATACCGCTCCATAAGAATTGGCCGATTACATAATTGTTTTTCTCCACATAAAACCAGGGGTTTATCGGCTCAAAAGCAGCAAAATCATTGCCTTTTCCGCTGTAATATGGATAAGCTTCCGTACCAACTATTACAAGATTGCTGTTTGCATTATGGTATGCCTCATACCACTGTTCATGATAGTTGCACCCTATGAGGTCTACATGTTCTGCCATCTTCATGGTCAATTCTGTTTTTGCTTCTACTGACAGAGGTATTTGGTTTTCAGCACAATGAGGATTCATTGCAAAAGTAACAGGCCTGCTGTTTTCATGTTTGTGTACAAAATCCGCAAGCATTGACAGAACCTTTATCATGCAATCTTCTCCCTGATTTTCAACTTCATTTCCGACGCTCCATATTATAACGCATGGATGGTTACGATCGCGTTTGAGCATAAACTCCAGGTCATACTTCCACCATTCGTTAAAATAGCGGCCATAATATCCACTATGCCATTTATCAAATGCTTCATCTATAACAAGGAACCCCAGTCTGTCACATAAATCAAGCAGTTCCGGAGAAGGCATATTATGACTTGTGCGTATAGCATTGCATCCCATTGATTTTAATGCCTTCAGTCTTCTCTCCCATGTCCATGCAGATACAGCAGCTCCTATGCATCCTCCATCATGATGTAGATTTACCCCCTTAAGTTTTATTGATTTTCCATTAACAACAAGCCCATTTTTACTGTCTATTGTAACTTTCCTTATACCGAATTTAACTTCTTCAGAATCCTCCAAAATTCCATTATTGTAAACATCAATGACAGCTGTATATAGCACAGGATTATCAACTTTCCATAGCATTGGAGAACTTATTTCCATATCAATTACTGCTGTTCCATCATTTATGCATGAATTACCGTATGAAATGACTTTGCCTTTTGTTTTGATTGATGCCTCAATGCAGGTTCCATTTATACAGCCATCAACTTCCGTCTCAATGTGTACATTTGCATTATCAGCATTGACTGACGGTGTGGTTATATAAACTCCCCATGGTGCTATATGAGTACTGCCTGTCATTATAAGTTTCACATTTCTGTATATTCCTGCTCCTGAATACCATCTATCAGCAGGCTGTTGCGTGTTATCTACACAGACAGTAATTTTGTTGACACCTTTGTGTACAAGTTTGGTAATATCAATATAAAAACCTGCATATCCATATGGCCTTCCTCCGGCTTTTATGCCATTGACCCATACAGTACTATTTTCATATATACCGTCAAATAGTAAAATGTATGCTCCATCTTTCATATCTGTTTGAAAAGATCGCCTGTACCAGCCTACTCCCCATCTGTCAAAATAACCCTGAGACTGGCCGCACGGAGTTTCCCTGTTAAATGGACGGCTTATTGCCCAGTCATGCGGCACATCAATATTTTGCCATGAACTGTCATCAAACTCTACTTTATAGGCATCCTGAATATCCTTATCACAAAATTTCCAGCCACAGTTTAGACTTATAACTTTTCTACCATTCATAATATTAACCTCACTTATGAATCATTTTATAGAAATGACGCAGTACATCAAATGCTACTGCGTCATTTACAAACTTAATTACTGTCTTCTACCATTCGCCGTCCTCTTTAACTAATTCATTGTAACTCGACTGCCACTCTTTCTTCATGTCTGACCAATGAGCTCTTGTTTCAAGCTGAGTCTTGAATTCATTATAAGCCGCTTCAAAATCAGCATCACTCTTAGCCATTGTCATCTTGGCTGAATATTCCTTAACGACATTATTTAGAAGAGCCAGGTTTTTCTCAATAGCGCCGCCTGATTTGCTCTGAACTGCATCGTATACATGCATTACACGTGAAATTCCAAAACCATTCCCTATTTCTTGGCAATATTGATATATTAATGTTGCACCTTTCTTGTTATTTTCCTGTGCTTCAGTAAACCATGGATACCATTTGCTGCTGTAGCTAGCAAGGCCATAAAGCTGCGGTGTACATTTATCGACCTTTGCCTGGTCTCCTGAGTCACGGTCTGCCTTATAATCAGCATTGAAATCCCATGTAGATAATGGCTTGCTGGCATCTGTCCAATTCCATGTGGTTCCAAGAGGCCCTTCATTTACTTCCTGCTGTCTTTCAGGTTTAGCTTCATTACACCAGTCAAGAAAATGCATTATAGCATTTATATGCTTTGTATTCTTACTGATGAATGTAGTAAATCCAGGGTATGGATTTACATACTGTACAGCGCCGCTTTGAGCTACTCCATCAACTTTCGGATCTTTTACAGGTTCATAATACCAGCCAGGCGCAGTTGGTCCGTCAAGAGAACTCCAAACATTGTTAAGATTTGCATTCCATATGCTGCCTGCAATCATAGCATAGGACCCGCTGACGACTTTTTCCTGATATCTTTCCTTTTTATCAGTTGTAACTTCTGCATCAATAAGCTTTTGACGATACATTTTATTTATCCATTGATATGCTGCTTTATACTGGGGATCGTCATACATGAATACAAAATCATTGCCGGATTTTCTGATTCCAGGCATACCGCTGACCCCATTCTGCGTATCAAGGCCGAATGTAGTAAGTATTATACCATTATCAATTGTGCCATCATCATTCGTTGCATAACCTAAAGGCAGAATAGCATTGCCATTTGAATCCTTAAGGTTTGAAGCAGCTTGCAGGTATTTTTCAACACCTTCTATCGTTGAAAGATCATCTTTTGTCATTCCGACTTTCTTAAGTATATCAGTGTTTGGCCACCATGCAGTTGCTGTCCAGCCTGGCCATGGATTATCCGGTTCCTGAGCATACCAGCCAGGTATATACCAAACATGATTGTCGGAAGTGGTGATATACTTTACAATTTTCTGCGATATGCTGCTTATATTCGGGAGCTGCGACATTTTAAAATACTTTTCAACAGGCTGAATTAAATTGGAGTTTATCATTGCCTTTTTTACAGTCTCATTACTTGCAAATACTGCCATATCGGCAAAGCCGCCGCTGGCCAGTTTAAGGTTTGCTGCGGTAACAGGATCATCACTCTGAATATATTCACACTTTATATTCATATTGAGTGATTTACTCATAACCTGCTGCCATGTGGTTTGTTCTGGGCAATTCTTTTTCCATCCTACCAAAATGGTAAATGTATCTGTAGTCTTACCCCCTTGGTTTTCAGGTACAATGCCTCCCTCCGGTATTTGCTGGCTTGCTGAACTGTCGGCAGTTGTGCTGGACTTTTTGCAGCCGGTCATAGATACTGAAACAAGACCAATAATCAGCATAATAGAAAGGCATACACTAATAACACGCTTTTTAGCATTTTTCATTTTATCTCCTCCTCAATGATTTTTTTATATTTACCTGCTCAGTTATTATAAAGCAGAACTGAACCTTTTTTTATTCCTTTACGGAACCTATAAGTACACCCTTTACAAAGTACTTTTGCAGGAATGGATATACGCACAATATAGGCACTGTACCAATCATTACAGCAGCCATCTTGACAGAGGTGATTGTCATTTTGTTTGTCTGGGAAGACCTAAAAGCGGCTTCATTGCCATTACCTCCATAAAGCATATTCATACTGCTTGCAGATAACAACTTTTCAAGATAAGTCTGAACGGGCATCAGTTTATTGCTGTTAACATAAAATGCACCCGAGAACCAATCATTCCAATGCCATACTGCTGTAAACAAGCTTAATGCTGCAAGCATTGGAAGGGATAATGGAAGAGTAATTTTAAAGAGTACGACTACTTCATTAGCTCCATCAATGATTGCCGATTCCCTCAGACTTTCCGGAATTCCTTCAAAGAAGGTTTTCATTACGAACATGTTCCAGATGCTGAAAAGGTTAGGTATAACATATACCCAGAATGTATTGACAAGATGCAGATTAACGAGTTGCAGGTAATATGGTATAAGCCCGGCATTAAATAGCATTGGGACAAGTATATAAAACATAATAAACTTTTTATATGGAAGGGTACGGATGGAAAGGCCATATGCAACTGCAGCCGTAATTGCTATACCAAATATTGTACCTAATATGGTACGGCTTATGGTTATTAAGTATGCGTTTTGCATGAGACCATTGCTGAATACAAATTCATAATTAAACAAGGTAAATTTCCTCGGCCATAGGAACAGCCCGCCTTTCATGGCATCCTTGCCTTCATTCAAAGAATAAACCAATATATTAAGAAATGGGTATAATGTAGTAATACTTAAAAGTACAAGAAAAATATTGTTTACTATCTGAAAGATTCTCTCACCGATACTCATTCTGATCCCATTTATATATTTTGCCATAGTCATTCATCCTCCCCTATTACCACAAGCCATCTCCGCTTATCCAATGGGAAATACGGTTTGTTAAAACTACAAGACTCAATCCAATTAAAGATGATAATAAGCCAACTGCCGAAGCCATTCCATAATATCCTTGTTGTAATCCATTCATTAAAACATAGGTATCAAGTACCGTAGAAACACTAAGATTTGCATTATTCATAAGAGGATAAATCTGATCGACTCCAGCAGACAGTATATTAGGTATTGCAAGAATCAACAAAATCAAGATTGTGGGTATCAAGCATGGAATAGTTATATACCAAACCTGCTTCCATTTACTTGCACCTTCGATAGAGGCAGCCTCATAAAGCTGGGGGTTTATTGAAGTTATAGCAGCAAGATATATTATTGTTCCCCACCCAATATCTTTCCATATACTGCTTAGTACAACTATCGGCCTGAACCATGAAGCCTCACCCATGAAAAACACAGGCTTTCCTCCAAGAGCTTGTATCACCTGGTTTACAACACCTCCATTTGGTGACAGGAAAGCATCAAGCATATAAGCAACTACTACCCATGATATAAAATGTGGAAGGTAGCTGACTGTCTGGACCATGCGTTTAAACCATAATGACCTCACTTCATTTATCAGTAAAGCCAGTATTATCGGAGCCGGAAAGCCTGTAACCAATCTAAGGGTTGTAATTATCAATGTATTGCCCACAATACGCCAGAATTCCTTATCAGAGAGAAATGAGAAATTTTCAAACCCAATCCATTTTGCATTCCAAATAGTATCACCGACAGAAAAAGATTTAAATGCTATCTGCAATCCTACCATCGGGATATAGTTAAACAGGAAAAGCAAAATAAGTCCAGGAAGCATCATCATATATTGCCAGCGGTACTTAATGATATTATGGATAAAACGTAAAAATATATTTTCTGATTTTGCGGTTTTGCGATATGCAACTTCATTAAAATTAGTATTGATAGTTAACATTTTATGTTTGACACCTCTGAGCACCTGTATTTTTAATATTCCAAGTATATAATGTTAACTGAATATTTACAATATAACAGCTGTTTGATTACTATCGATTTTATTAGAATTCATCAATAATAAAAAGCAGCAATTTGCTTTTTGTGTTACATTAATGCCACTGCTGTTTACCATATAAGTATTTTGGGTCTTATTGCTGTTGTATTCTATGTCAAGAATAACTTCGTAACCAAATACTAATTCATTCGTTATGAAATGTTAAAGTCCCCTTCGGTTAGAATTTGAGAATTCTAACCAAAGGGGGCTTTTGCTTGCATTACTTATATTTTTCCATTGTCAAAAAGTACTGACTAATTTGATGTAATACTATAGGCAGTTTACTGTACCTTTATTATTTTAGTTTATATTCTAAAGTTTTCTTTCACGAAATTCTGCCGGTGTGCATCCTACATTTTTTTTGAACCGGTATGAAAAATACGATGGCGTCTGGTAGCCAACATATGTTGCAATATCATATATCTTCATATCAGTGTTGTGCAGACATTCCTCCGCTTTCTTAATGCGTTTATCACTTATATAATCAGATATGGTTTGCTCCATTTCTTTCTTGAAAAGTACACTTAAGTAACTTGAATTAATATGAAGATATGATGCAAGATTCTGTACTGTAATAGCCTTTTGGTAATTTGCGTCTATATATTTGACGGCCCTATCAATTATAAAATGTTTGGTACCCTTTTGTTTTTCACTGATGCAAGCTACAAAAGCATTAAGTATATTTGAAAATGTCTCATGAAGTTTTGAGAAATTATCTGACGCCATTAAGTCCTGCCACATTTCAAACCGTACCTGATCATTTACTGCATTCATCTTTATCAGGGCCTGCATTAGCTCACCTGTTATGCTAAATACAAGAGCCTGTAAATTACCAAAAGATACATCCTGTGCATTCGAGAACATTGCTTCAGAAAGGCTCACTGTAGCTTCCACATCTTCTACGGAAATAGCTTTTGACATTTCATTGCTGTAATATGAAGGCAGAAAATCTCTTTCATGCTGCTCATCTTTCTCAACGTAAAGGACCTGCCCGCCAATTTGGGTTCCCAGATAGCTTAAATATGTAACAGACTTCTTATATAATTTATGGACTTCATTCCAGGCAATGTTTGCACTATCCAATACTATGGCAAGATTTACCCCCAGATTATCGTGAGCAGTACTGCACATTATCTCCAACCTCTGCACGAATATATCCATATTTTGTTCCTTGCTATTACATATAACAGAAACCATTCTGTTTAGTTTCAATGGGGTAAATAAAACGAATTCTTCATCTTCAAAAGTAGCATCTATTGCACTCTTTATCCTTTCAGTCAATGTAGAACCATCTTCAGGACTTTTCCGCATAACATCGTAAAAATTGCATATTATTATAGTCATAATAATACAGTTAAATCTGCCACAGGGCAGCCCCAAGGATTTCGACATACTTGTAATATAATTTTCTTCCGTATTATATGACATAAGCAGGGACTCCAAAAACTTGCCTCTTGCCAAATCCATACCAACCTTTACAGCCTGTTTAAAATGTGAGTCCTTTTCTTCTATTTTCTGTCGGAGTAATGTTTCTTCATGGAATTTTGCAAGCCACTTTTCTATCTCTTCAACCCGGATAGGCTTGAGGAGATATGCGCGCGCACCTTCTTCAATAGCGGCACGGGCAAACTCAAATTCATCATATCCGCTTATTATGATGATATTAATATCGTTGTAAATTCCGTTAATAAGATGCAGCATTTCAATACCATCCATACCGGGCATACATACATCTGTTATTACTGTTTTTATACCATTCTCTCTAATCAGACGGATTGCCTCATCAGCACTTTGTGCCTGTATCGGAGGCTCAAAGCCAAGTTCCTTCCAATGCACATGGCGTGCTATGCCCATTCTCTGGGCAGGTTCATCATCCACAATTATGGCGCGTGACATATATATCACTCCTTTATTTTTGGTTCCTGACTGCATGCTGGAATTACAACAGTTACACAGGTACCCTTTCCTTGCACACTTTCAACCTTAAGCGTTGCTTTATCTTTGAAATATACATTGAGCATTTCATGAATATATCTAAGGCCAACTCCATTGGCACCATTATCTTCAAGTATGGTATTAAGCCTTTCGTGTGTCATACCTGCTCCATTATCTTTAACCTGAAACACTATTTTTTCATCGGTATATTTTATGCTAATCCAGATTTTTCTGTTGCCTGGGTTAATTATCATACCGTGCTTATAACAATTCTCAACAATCGGCTGTAATAATAGCTTTATTGTATAAAAATCCAATGCACTTTCATCAATATCCCAGTATACATCAACTATATCCTGATAGCGCAGTTGTTGTATCGAGATATATGACTTAACATGTTCAAGCTCATCCCTTACCTTTAATATACTATTGCCTTTGTTTAAAGCGAGACGGTAAAAAGTAGTCATAGAGTCTACTATATTGCATAACTTTTTATTATCCGTATCCAATGCTTCCCATCTGATTAAGCCAAGGGTGTTGTATAGAAAATGAGGATTTATCTCTGATTCAAGCACCTTAAGCGCTTGCTCCCTTTCCTTTATCTTTGCAGTTACTACCTCATGCATTAATGTATTAAGGCGTGCCGCCATATGGTTGAAGCGTTCCTCTATAATACTTATTTCGTCAGGGCCTCCTTTTTTAACAGCTACATCGAATTCTCCCTTCATTATTGAAGACATATGCTCGCTGATCTGGTCCAACCTTCCGAACATGTTATTTAAAATAATAAGCAGCATTCCTCCTGAAAGAATAACTATAAATGCCATAATGCAAAATAGCCACATTCTCGCATTAGCAAGCTTGTTTTCAAATTTTAATGCTGAAAAGGATACAATAACGTACCAGTTATTTGATATTTGCTGTACAGCAACAAATCTTTCAGCACCATCAATGCGGACTATTTCTACATAATTTTTATCAAGTTTTAAATTGCTGTAATCTGTATTTCGTATGTTTTTGCCTACTGTATTCATGTTAGTTGCGCCAAATATTGTCCCATCATTTGCTGCTAAAAAATATTCCCCCTGTTCACTGAATGAATTTTCTACAAGGCTGTTAAAAGTCTCATTATCTCTGACAGCAAGATATAAGCATCCTTTTACAGGCGATCGCAGTGAATTAAGACGGCATGATAGAGACATCATGTATTGCCCCTTATTTGTATCATAGAATAAATGCCATAGTGTCGTATTGGGATTGTTTAGTACGGTTTCAAACCATTTTTCTGATTCGATACCTGATACAAGGCGACTATCTGGCCTCCATATAATAACATCATCTTCTGTGAAACTTTCATTTGTATGGTATATCCTGAAATCTTCCACACCAGGCAGGTAATCCTTTATGAAACCAAAAGATTTGTATATGTAATTGACTGTTTCCCAGCATTGCTGATATGAATCATTATGCTGGACTAATCTATCACTTAGTTCTTCATC from Clostridiales bacterium includes the following:
- a CDS encoding glycoside hydrolase family 2 TIM barrel-domain containing protein, producing the protein MNGRKVISLNCGWKFCDKDIQDAYKVEFDDSSWQNIDVPHDWAISRPFNRETPCGQSQGYFDRWGVGWYRRSFQTDMKDGAYILLFDGIYENSTVWVNGIKAGGRPYGYAGFYIDITKLVHKGVNKITVCVDNTQQPADRWYSGAGIYRNVKLIMTGSTHIAPWGVYITTPSVNADNANVHIETEVDGCINGTCIEASIKTKGKVISYGNSCINDGTAVIDMEISSPMLWKVDNPVLYTAVIDVYNNGILEDSEEVKFGIRKVTIDSKNGLVVNGKSIKLKGVNLHHDGGCIGAAVSAWTWERRLKALKSMGCNAIRTSHNMPSPELLDLCDRLGFLVIDEAFDKWHSGYYGRYFNEWWKYDLEFMLKRDRNHPCVIIWSVGNEVENQGEDCMIKVLSMLADFVHKHENSRPVTFAMNPHCAENQIPLSVEAKTELTMKMAEHVDLIGCNYHEQWYEAYHNANSNLVIVGTEAYPYYSGKGNDFAAFEPINPWFYVEKNNYVIGQFLWSGIDYLGEARPYPSKGWSSAPIDTCGVRKTRSWLTESLWSDKPMVHIAIFDDTMRSDMEQPHWSAPKMCSHWNFMHRIGEVLTIATFTNCDSVELIVNGRLYSQKRLMDFADRIIKWNVPYEPGTIEAIGYKNGKKLCNHILQTAGEPIKINLKADRSQICSDGCDVFYGDVEITDKDGNIYPYAENNITFEVYGPGRIIGVDNGDLCSDEPYTSNHRHAFRGRCCAVIRSDGEAGMICVRASAEGLLPAQVTVRTIK
- a CDS encoding extracellular solute-binding protein, giving the protein MKNAKKRVISVCLSIMLIIGLVSVSMTGCKKSSTTADSSASQQIPEGGIVPENQGGKTTDTFTILVGWKKNCPEQTTWQQVMSKSLNMNIKCEYIQSDDPVTAANLKLASGGFADMAVFASNETVKKAMINSNLIQPVEKYFKMSQLPNISSISQKIVKYITTSDNHVWYIPGWYAQEPDNPWPGWTATAWWPNTDILKKVGMTKDDLSTIEGVEKYLQAASNLKDSNGNAILPLGYATNDDGTIDNGIILTTFGLDTQNGVSGMPGIRKSGNDFVFMYDDPQYKAAYQWINKMYRQKLIDAEVTTDKKERYQEKVVSGSYAMIAGSIWNANLNNVWSSLDGPTAPGWYYEPVKDPKVDGVAQSGAVQYVNPYPGFTTFISKNTKHINAIMHFLDWCNEAKPERQQEVNEGPLGTTWNWTDASKPLSTWDFNADYKADRDSGDQAKVDKCTPQLYGLASYSSKWYPWFTEAQENNKKGATLIYQYCQEIGNGFGISRVMHVYDAVQSKSGGAIEKNLALLNNVVKEYSAKMTMAKSDADFEAAYNEFKTQLETRAHWSDMKKEWQSSYNELVKEDGEW
- a CDS encoding carbohydrate ABC transporter permease, with the translated sequence MAKYINGIRMSIGERIFQIVNNIFLVLLSITTLYPFLNILVYSLNEGKDAMKGGLFLWPRKFTLFNYEFVFSNGLMQNAYLITISRTILGTIFGIAITAAVAYGLSIRTLPYKKFIMFYILVPMLFNAGLIPYYLQLVNLHLVNTFWVYVIPNLFSIWNMFVMKTFFEGIPESLRESAIIDGANEVVVLFKITLPLSLPMLAALSLFTAVWHWNDWFSGAFYVNSNKLMPVQTYLEKLLSASSMNMLYGGNGNEAAFRSSQTNKMTITSVKMAAVMIGTVPILCVYPFLQKYFVKGVLIGSVKE
- a CDS encoding ABC transporter permease subunit is translated as MMMLPGLILLFLFNYIPMVGLQIAFKSFSVGDTIWNAKWIGFENFSFLSDKEFWRIVGNTLIITTLRLVTGFPAPIILALLINEVRSLWFKRMVQTVSYLPHFISWVVVAYMLDAFLSPNGGVVNQVIQALGGKPVFFMGEASWFRPIVVLSSIWKDIGWGTIIYLAAITSINPQLYEAASIEGASKWKQVWYITIPCLIPTILILLILAIPNILSAGVDQIYPLMNNANLSVSTVLDTYVLMNGLQQGYYGMASAVGLLSSLIGLSLVVLTNRISHWISGDGLW
- a CDS encoding response regulator; amino-acid sequence: MSRAIIVDDEPAQRMGIARHVHWKELGFEPPIQAQSADEAIRLIRENGIKTVITDVCMPGMDGIEMLHLINGIYNDINIIIISGYDEFEFARAAIEEGARAYLLKPIRVEEIEKWLAKFHEETLLRQKIEEKDSHFKQAVKVGMDLARGKFLESLLMSYNTEENYITSMSKSLGLPCGRFNCIIMTIIICNFYDVMRKSPEDGSTLTERIKSAIDATFEDEEFVLFTPLKLNRMVSVICNSKEQNMDIFVQRLEIMCSTAHDNLGVNLAIVLDSANIAWNEVHKLYKKSVTYLSYLGTQIGGQVLYVEKDEQHERDFLPSYYSNEMSKAISVEDVEATVSLSEAMFSNAQDVSFGNLQALVFSITGELMQALIKMNAVNDQVRFEMWQDLMASDNFSKLHETFSNILNAFVACISEKQKGTKHFIIDRAVKYIDANYQKAITVQNLASYLHINSSYLSVLFKKEMEQTISDYISDKRIKKAEECLHNTDMKIYDIATYVGYQTPSYFSYRFKKNVGCTPAEFRERKL
- a CDS encoding histidine kinase; amino-acid sequence: MKHFQHHTLFKSKMSNISLRSRIMMIYFGMVLILIPLLGFMANMVIFKSLRSDYSISVLESAKQVAKDVEFRKQMYENALLQISFDEELSDRLVQHNDSYQQCWETVNYIYKSFGFIKDYLPGVEDFRIYHTNESFTEDDVIIWRPDSRLVSGIESEKWFETVLNNPNTTLWHLFYDTNKGQYMMSLSCRLNSLRSPVKGCLYLAVRDNETFNSLVENSFSEQGEYFLAANDGTIFGATNMNTVGKNIRNTDYSNLKLDKNYVEIVRIDGAERFVAVQQISNNWYVIVSFSALKFENKLANARMWLFCIMAFIVILSGGMLLIILNNMFGRLDQISEHMSSIMKGEFDVAVKKGGPDEISIIEERFNHMAARLNTLMHEVVTAKIKEREQALKVLESEINPHFLYNTLGLIRWEALDTDNKKLCNIVDSMTTFYRLALNKGNSILKVRDELEHVKSYISIQQLRYQDIVDVYWDIDESALDFYTIKLLLQPIVENCYKHGMIINPGNRKIWISIKYTDEKIVFQVKDNGAGMTHERLNTILEDNGANGVGLRYIHEMLNVYFKDKATLKVESVQGKGTCVTVVIPACSQEPKIKE